The DNA sequence GCCCACAAAGGCGGCTGTAGTGATAAGGGTTGCAGCATACAGTTGGACTGTCCGGGCCCCAAAAGCTCTTACACTCACAGAGCGGTTTGAGCTGGGCCGGGTGCTGGAGGTCAGACCAGCGGTACAGTTTACACACAAGCAGCTGCGGGGAAGCCGCATGGCCACCCAGTCTCAGCTCAGTCCGGGACACAAGGACACAGTCGCTGGGGAGGCCGCCTTTAGACTCCACCGCCTCCAATAAAGTATCCAGCGCCCTCTCCTTGAGCTTTTTTAGAAGCGAGTGCGTGGCCAACTTGAGTTCCTGTTCGTGCACGTTGCGCGGCATCGCCTCCTGGCCGGCCTCGGGGGAACCGGCGTCCCGCTGGCCGAGGCCCCCGAAAGCCAAGTGGCACGCCCCGAAGTCCCCGTTACCCGGGGCCGCCTCTGGAGCCCTGAGCTCGGAGTGGTCACGCTCTTTAAATAAGCAGCACGTCACCGTCCCGGAGTCGCTGTCCTGCGCGGAGCGGGGGCCCCGCTGGTCCTGCACGCAACCCGCGCACCCATCTTGGTCCACCACTTCCACGGGGCCCCCGGCGTCGCCGACGAAAGACCCGCCGGGGGTCACCGGTCGGAACTCCGTTTTGGGAATCTTCTGCGGGTTGTTCGCGAACGCATCGTCCCTGCACCCCTCGCTTGTTTGGCCATTTCCGTCGTGCCTCTCTTTATCTGGAATCAAACGGCTTCTCCAGAGTCGCCGCACAAGACCTGAGCGTTTCGTCCTGAACATACGACAACTTGACTATCTATtcggggtcgggggtgggggttacTCGTTTAAGACCGTCCCAACGTTGCACACACTCGACATGAAGAAGTGAGCGAAACGCCGTGCGAGGCGTGCACAGCCGACCGACAAGCACCGCTGGCCAAACGGCAACATTAGATGCACGGCGCACCGCTTGCGTC is a window from the Hippocampus zosterae strain Florida chromosome 3, ASM2543408v3, whole genome shotgun sequence genome containing:
- the smad6b gene encoding mothers against decapentaplegic homolog 6b isoform X2, with product MFRTKRSGLVRRLWRSRLIPDKERHDGNGQTSEGCRDDAFANNPQKIPKTEFRPVTPGGSFVGDAGGPVEVVDQDGCAGCVQDQRGPRSAQDSDSGTVTCCLFKERDHSELRAPEAAPGNGDFGACHLAFGGLGQRDAGSPEAGQEAMPRNVHEQELKLATHSLLKKLKERALDTLLEAVESKGGLPSDCVLVSRTELRLGGHAASPQLLVCKLYRWSDLQHPAQLKPLCECKSFWGPDSPTVCCNPYHYSRLCGPESPPPPYSRLSPNEEHKPLDASMSPDAPKQRHWCNVAYWEHRTRVGRLYTVYEHSVSIFYDLPQGTGFCLGQLNLEHRSSTVQRTRGKIGYGILLSKEPDGVWAYNRSEHPIFVNSPTLDGPNGRSLVVRKVMPGFSIKVFDYQRSCLLRYTAEAELSDGPYDPNSVRISFAKGWGPCYSRQFITSCPCWVEILLNNHR
- the smad6b gene encoding mothers against decapentaplegic homolog 6b isoform X1; amino-acid sequence: MFRTKRSGLVRRLWRSRLIPDKERHDGNGQTSEGCRDDAFANNPQKIPKTEFRPVTPGGSFVGDAGGPVEVVDQDGCAGCVQDQRGPRSAQDSDSGTVTCCLFKERDHSELRAPEAAPGNGDFGACHLAFGGLGQRDAGSPEAGQEAMPRNVHEQELKLATHSLLKKLKERALDTLLEAVESKGGLPSDCVLVSRTELRLGGHAASPQLLVCKLYRWSDLQHPAQLKPLCECKSFWGPDSPTVCCNPYHYSRLCGPESPPPPYSRLSPNEEHKPLDLSDSTLSYTETEAASSPNVTLGEFSDASMSPDAPKQRHWCNVAYWEHRTRVGRLYTVYEHSVSIFYDLPQGTGFCLGQLNLEHRSSTVQRTRGKIGYGILLSKEPDGVWAYNRSEHPIFVNSPTLDGPNGRSLVVRKVMPGFSIKVFDYQRSCLLRYTAEAELSDGPYDPNSVRISFAKGWGPCYSRQFITSCPCWVEILLNNHR